From the Ipomoea triloba cultivar NCNSP0323 chromosome 8, ASM357664v1 genome, the window tcaTGATTACTATGAGATAATACTATAAGTATGTGTATAAGTTTGTTGAAGAGTCATGATTTTACCTATTGATAGAAATTGCATTTGCATGACCAGACAACATGCATAGGAATTTAATACCTTcattacaattaattttcttATCACAATAGTTGCAACCAATGTAGTATGTAGGATTTTCGTTGTCTATGAGTGAGATCTTTGATTTAACCCGACTGCTTTTGACTTGATTTTTCAACACATgcagaaaaataacaaaataaaagtgagtaaaagaagttaaaaagaaaatgtaaacaATTAAAGGGTGTGACATTAGTGGGAAACCTGATCACATGActtgtttaaatttgaaattgatgaTATTTGTTGATCAAGAGGGCTTGCCAATTCACTTACAACATTGTTATGTGCTTTTTCAACaatcaatatttttataacCAAAGAATTAGCCTTTGCCCTATCAACAACATAGAACCATTTATCATGTGGAACAAATAGAACATTTGAATGACAAAAGATGAATTTAGGTTACCATTCTTTAAGAGCCTCGGAACGTTTACCAAACAGATTAACTTCTACACAAGAGTCAGTTCTTGTAGATAAGGAAATgcctatttaacattttaaacaTACTTGATAAGGAAAATGTTCATGATGCAAAAATATGAATTACAATTAATTGATAAGGAAAATGTTCATGCCGCAAAAATTTAGCATTTCTAACAAGTACATTTAATATTTGATCATGTTATTGATACTCACTCTTTCATAATTAACTTATCGAAATGAATATTATGTTTGTATACATACCTTGATATGGGGTGACAATAATTCTTCTTCCAAAAATAATTGGATAATCTCCTGATTGGAGTTCTTTGTCAATTTTCAACTCCTTGGTAAACCGTAAAAGTTTCCCACATTGTGAACATGGTAGGTTTAAGCCTAGGAGATTAATAAGAAATTTATAAATAGATCATGGCAAGCTTAGTtgacaataatattttatttgttgataCACGATgcaagaaaataatcaaaaaagtaaacaaaacataaaataaactataaaattaATCATGCTTCCTTCCAAATTGTAATGGACAATTAAAAATGTTCAAagttaaataaattgaaaaacataCTCTTCATCAACCATCACAAAATCATTAGCTTTTTGTTGCTTTGTCCTGTTGGTGACAATAAATTCTCTTGGTAGTTTAGAAATCACAACTCCAATGATATCTACAAACAATATTACAATTAGATTGAAATAAGATgttctaaatataaataattgttcacaaataaaaacatatggaaataatataaactcacaacacatgaaaaaaaatataaactcaCTGATTGCTTGTCTTTTAAATACGTACGCATACAATTGTCCGAATGGTTTTGTATCTATGTTTGAAGAAGGTTGTAAATCCAATTGGTCATCATCATCGACATCTTGTATAAGAGTTTTCCTATTAATTGACCAAATAAACATATATCTCTCATCTGGGacattgaaaaattcattagcACGATAGACTAATGCATTAGAGataatatatatggagtataaCTTGAGCCTTTCATCAAGGAATTCAATATCATGTTGATAAGCCATTCCTTGAACTTTGTTGCcctataattatttcaaattacaAACTACAACAAATATTGATAATCCTAACAAATGCATAATAGAATTATGTTCAAAATTCAGGAATGATAAAAGGAGTAAAAGAGTCCATAGAGAAAGAAGTAATATTTGATGCAAAAATATCATGATAATAATTTAGCACAACAGTTTTCAAGTCATCACCCTCCACCTGCATACCAGACTCATTCTTTAATCTAGAGAGAGTATTCTTCTTCTTACGAGTAGAAGCATACATGTGAAAATACTTCATATTGGCATCAACACCTCTAAGCCAATGTTGCTTTGCCCTTTGACTCTAGAAAGCATCTTCTTGAACTTCCAACTGACACAAATCAACTTTAATACGCTGGTATTCTACAAGGGATGTGGGGTCCGTGAGCCCTTTCAGATGTAGTTGATCCCTGTGTAAACTCTTTATCCTTTCACCAAATTTGTGGAAGTGGTCACCGCCCAACGGTACAACCTATTGCCACAATGTTGCAGACATCCAAGCAAACTACTCTCCCTACCCTCCTGCCATGCATCCTCCACCTGCTTTCTACAACCCTCATCAAGTAACCAAGCCATCTCAGACCTGAAGGCCCTACTTGCACCACCATGCCTTAGTCGATCCTCCTTGACCCCCAAAAAGAGAGCCGAATGATCAGAAGAATGGGTGAGAATGTTAGTTACGCATGCATCCGGAAGAGAACTGCACTAGTCTGCCCTTGCGAGAACCTTATCCAACCTCTCCTCCATCCAATCTGAAGTACCCTTCCCCTTTTCCCAGGTAAACTGATAGCCCCGCATGGGCAATTGAACAAACCCACAGTTATCAATATCATCCTCAAAACCGCGTAGGAGGCTATCAGGATGAGGGTTTCCCCCACACTTCTCATGTTGAAAAGGAGGTCATTAAAATCTCCTAGAACCACCCAAGGAAGAGAGGATATACCAGCTAGAGATCTCAAAAGATCTCATGAATCACCCCTCCGACCCCGCTCAGGAAAACCTTAAAAACCAGTCATCCTCCAAACCCCAACCCCAGGTAGGCACACCTCTACATCCACATGATTCTTCGAGAAACTCAACAAGCTGGTCGTATTGTTCTTCCTCCACAACAAAGCCAAACCACCATTGAGACCAACACTGTCGACATGAAATAAGCCTTCAAAACCAAGCTCGACACGGAGTCGCTCTGCATGAATCCGTCCCACCTGGGTCTCCATGAGAAAACGAAGTCGGGATTCTTACGAGACACAAGGTTTACCACCTCACGAACTGTACGTGGATTACCCAAGCTACGACAGTTCCAGTTCAAAGTACTCATGATGACGGGTGGGTATGGGAACCAAAACCCGCTACATGCAAGTTTTTTGAAGCCTCAAGCATAGTAACATCACCACCATCGCTCCCCCGCCTTCTCACACCACTACCGCTTGCGTTTAGACACGTCAACCACCTCCAACTCACCTTCTGCTTATCAACCGTAACCAAAGCAGCAGAAGAACTACTTCGACAACCATTGACCGAGTTCGACCCTCCATCCGACCGCGGTGAACCTTTGACCGGCACCAATCATCTCTCACCCACCACTCTCGGCCCACGACTCATTCCCTCATGCAAATCAGCCCCAAAATGGGTATTGGTCTATCGGAATAGCCGCCTCCCTCACCCTTGTGCAGAACTTGTAAGAGTGCCCCAACAGAGCGCAGAAAAAAGCAAAAGTTGTGGAGCTGCTCATATTTAAACGAAACCCAACTACACGTCTTGTCGCGTTTAAGGAGCTTCATCCGCCGCTCCGCCACTTGATTGGCTTGTTCACGGTATTGAAACACGAATGCGGTAAAAATTGAGCCACGGAGCCCCAATGAATCGATCATCACCTTTAACAAAGATTCCAAGGAAATTTCCAATTTGCTCTAGGATCGCATCAGAGGTATAGCCTAGAGGTAGGTCATGGAGTTGCACCCACATATCAACCGAGTCTAAAACCACCTCCCCAAGCAGTACACCATCCTTAACCTGCCTACAAATCATAGTACAGTTCTCAAACGAACATGGAAGaagacaaacaaaaataaattcgACTGGAGCTCTGTAATATGGATCCCCTTCACTTGTTTCCAAACAGAAGCCATAACCTGCCGCATATATTCAAGTTTCACTAGCTTGTTTGTCAAGAAACGGCCGACCAACGCCCAAGTCTCGTCCACACCGTTTCCATTCACTCCTTCATCTAGCCCTACCGGCTCGAAAGCCACCGCCTCATGGGTtcgaagaaggagaagaaaacatatgaaatgaccaaaatacccttattattttaacttttaaaaatttccgGCGAAATTTGGCTGTCAATTTGGTCAGAGTGACCacaattgataaaaattgaatagtcaaattaacacttttaaaagtCATGGACTATAATTAAGAGGActcctatagtcagtggaccaaaatgtcaatttggttttttttttttttttttaatatttttatatttttatttttaccgaCTCATTTTTTCAACAATGATGCCTTTTaattatcccaaaaaaaaattgaggaatGTTTGACAGATTGGCAGGGGGAGTATATTCGTCCTGGTAGCATTTTCCAAAGAAAGGGGCCGGCCGTCGAAGAAGGCTACCAAGTCCTTTGCCCGTGTTCCCGTCATGTCCACCATTGACTCCGTTCCACAGTCATCTACCACCACTTCCGCCGGTAGCGACGGCGGTAGAGACTGGTTTTTCCCGTCACATGCTTTCACGCATTCCTCCCACCTTACACGAACTCCCGCCCGGCGATTTTCCTCTCCTTACCCGCGGACAACGTCTTTGCCCAACTCTTCCTCTCCTTCCTCCTATACTTCTCCCAATCCGAGTCCCCTTGCTGTGTCTCGAAAGTACGCCGGAATACGACGTCGTCTTTACCCCCATGGCGACTCCCGGAACGACAAGTCAACAGCAACAACTACCAATCATCTTAGCAACGGCAGTGACAATGCTATTGAGCAAGAGAAATGTCAGGCTCCAGAAGTCAAATTGAAGTCGCATGGAAAGAAATTCGCCGTATTGTTTGGTCGAAGGGTCAACATTCGCTGGCAGACGGCATTTTCAATCATAGTAAGTCTAgtaactcaatatatatatatatatatatatatatatatatatatatatatatatatatatatatatatatatatatNNNNNNNNNNNNNNNNNNNNNNNNNNNNNNNNNNNNNNNNNNNNNNNNNNNNNNNNNNNNNNNNNNNNNNNNNNNNNNNNNNNNNNNNNNNNNNNNNNNNNNNNNNNNNNNNNNNNNNNNNNNNNNNNNNNNNNNNNNNNNNNNNNNNNNNNNNNNNNNNNNNNNNNNNNNNNNNNNNNNNNNNNNNNNNNNNNNNNNNNNNNNNNNNNNNNNNNNNNNNNNNNNNNNNNNNNNNNNNNNNNNNNNNNNNNNNNNNNNNNNNNNNNNNNNNNNNNNNNNNNNNNNNNNNNNNNNNNNNNNNNNNNNNNNNNNNNNNNNNNNNNNNNNNNNNNNNNNNNNNNNNNNNNNNNNNNNNNNNNNNNNNNNNNNNNNNNNNNNNNNNNNNNNNNNNNNNNNNNNNNNNNNNNNNNNNNNNNNNNNNNNNNNNNNNNNNNNNNNNNNNNNNNNNNNNNNNNNNNNNNNNNNNNNNNNNNNNNNNNNNNNNNNNNNNNNNNNNNNNNNNNNNNNNNNNNNNNNNNNNNNNNNNNNNNNNNNNNNNNNNNNNNNNNNNNNNNNNNNNNNNNNNNNNNNNNNNNNNNNNNNNNNNNNNNNNNNNNNNNNNNNNNNNNNNNNNNNNNNNNNNNNNNNNNNNNNNNNNNNNNNNNNNNNNNNNNNNNNNNNNNNNNNNNNNNNNNNNNNNNNNNNNNNNNNNNNNNNNNNNNNNNNNNNNNNNNNNNNNNNNNNNNNNNNNNNNNNNNNNNNNNNNNNNNNNNNNNNNNNNNNNNNNatatatatatatatatatatatatatatatatatatatatatatatatatatatatatatatatatatatgaataagtTATAGCATATGATGTTAAAGCGTTTATATTGTCTCggtatttttattgtttgcaGATATTGATGACTGCATTTTCTTTGTTGCTTCACAAAAGCTTTTCGTTACACCATCAAGTTATTGCTTTGCAGGTAATGGAAATAATTGCTCTGTATTTCAAAATCGATTTCTTTTTAGGTGATGATCATAAGAAACGAGAGAGGCTTTCTTCTCTGCATAGGAtgtatttgataaataattctaataatcTGGAAGTTAAGAGTGGCATATGTACATATAGTAGTACATAGTTATTAGAACTATGCAGATATTCAAAGTATCTAAGAGTAAAAGAAGTTAAAAAGAAATGCTAGAAAAAACTCACTTGAAGCTTGTGTGGGAAATTTCATAAAGTTTATTATATCTGATCCCATGAATGTGCATATACTGTACATGGGTCAACTGTCTCATGATTTAAGACTATAAATGAATTATGACTTCTTTAATTAAACGCTCAAAATATATTTTCCCTAAAAAGTTACCTACTGCACTTAAAATAAAGAACAGGAGTCATGACATGGCTGGGAAGTGCagcttgtttaaaaaaatatagaactGCACAATTAAGGAAGTAGAGGGATATGTACATGAGTGCATGTATACTGAGCATACCATTGGGGCTACTGCATTTTATGGCAGCAAGTGTTTGGtctgaagaagaaaaatgtctGTTAATTACTGTAACTGGGATGATAATATTAAGATGGATATTTTGGAATAAAAGAGCAAAGCATATTACAAATACTTTTACTTACTCAAAATAAAGCATAAGTATACTGTGTACCTATTAAGGGCTAACTGAtagaaaattgaataaaatggTTTGGTTAACTTCAATGCAGGCTATGGATTCCCTTGTTATATAGAATTGAATGGAGAAATAAAGTCCACGTAATAGACTCCAACTAAATTGGTATCAAGGGTTAGTTGTGGTTgagtatgtatatgtatttcgTTACCATTTCTGTGGGTAAAGAATAGAGGACCACATGAGTAAGGAAAAATGGCAGAGAAGCTAAGCAAGTGATTCTTGGCACAATGGCATATGAGAATAAGGTAGTAAGAGAAATAAGTTGCCATTCTCAATGAATGCatgtgaaaagaaaaataataatagtgataaaACTCCTCCGGATaccaaaacaataaaattctctTGGCATGAAAACATCCTCTCATCATTCAAGTAGCAACAGAGAATGCAGGTTTCTTTTAATGTAATGTAACATTATGTATATGACTTTCAGACTTTGTATTCATGCAGGGTACTAAAAGGTTCATCTCATTGATTTTTAATTcactatctatctatctattttTTTCCCCTCAATTTTTCAGGATCAGATTTCCAATCTCAACATCAAATTAAGAGATTGCAGTTTAATGGACACTGTAGATAGTAACAATTTTGTATTAGAGGATATTGATATTCCAAACAAAAGATGGAAGAATGCAGCTTTAGTTGTTTCACTCATGCTAGTATTACTCCCACTTGTGTTTTTCAAATATATTGATTACATCTCAAATTCTCGAAGATCGATAGATAATGTTACAGAGGAAATGTGTTTGAGCAAGCAACTTGCATACCGAGTAGACGTCTTTCTTTCATTTATTCCTTATGCTAAACCATTGGCCTTGTTAGTTGCAACCATACTGGTTATTTGTCTTGGAGCTTTAGCACTTTTTGGTGTTACAAAGGATAGCCTAGCAGACAGCTTTTGGTTATCTTGGACATATGTTGCTGACTCTGGGAACCATGCTAATTCTGAAGGCACTGGCCCAAGGCTGGTATCAGTTTCAATTAGCTTTGGTGGAATGCTTATATTTGCAATGATGCTTGGACTTGTCTCTGATGCAATTTCTGAAAAATTTGACTCACTGAGGAAGGGAAAAAGTGAAGTAGTTGAGCAAAACCACACTCTGATACTTGGATGGAGTGATAAATTGGTAGGTCCTTTCatatattttacatataaaaaaGTGCTAATAATTGCATTTCTTGGTTTGCAAGCATAGTATATGTATAATATGTACTATCAGGCTAAACATTTATGgagtaaaatttattatttaacgACTAGCCAGTCCTTATaatctctcaaaatattttgacCTAATCTGGGTACCCATTTCTAACTGCTGTTGTGTTAAGaacaatattttgtttttatctgAATACAAACTTTTTCTTTAATGACCATAGAGTAGAACACtgaaattctattgtttggcaATGAATCAGTTTAATTTCGaaagcatttttaatttttaatttttttgggtcaaaacttttttttttttttttgaagctttttataagttttttttttttttttttttccttaatgtACTTGTAGaaatgaagaaaatcaagatttGTACCCAAAAGCCAAAGAAATCTGAAATGGCAGATGTTCTTTGATGCATCTTTGTTGCAAGTAGGGAAGTAGATCAGAGATATAGGATATTCTCAACCCTTTTCAGTTACACTATATAATAACTACAGTAGACATGCAATTTCACATAGTTTGCTAAGGAAGAAGTAATGGCCTTACACTCTATTTCACTTATTTGAATCCAGGGATCACTATTGAATCAACTGGCTATAGCTAATGAAAGCTTGGGTGGAGGAACTGTTGTGGTCATGGCAGAGCGTGACAAAGAGGAGATGGAAGTTGACATTTCCAAAATGGAGTTTGACTTTAGAGGAACCTCTGTTATATGTAGAAGTGGAAGCCCTTTAATTTTAGCAGACTTGAAAAAGGTAAGTATTCTCAGATTGCTTACGTAATATAGTGAACCTTATATCTGTTTGTTTATTGGTAAGTTTAATGTAGTGTAGATATAGAAGATAATGTTTTCATTTCTATATCTTGTGCTAAGGTTCATTGGGCTGAGTTGTTTTGAAACACTAttctttcaaattgttatcagTTTATGGCATGACTGAGTGCTTGCTAGCTATCAGGGTAGCATTATATTTTGTGTGTTCCTGTgttctgtctctctctctcttctttttgaAATACGGTCAGTGTGTGGCATGATTATCTGTTTAGTGGTTTTCAGGATATCATTATATTTGATGTTTTCTAGGTTCTATACACTAATTGGGTGGACTTCTCCTTTAGGTCTCTGTATCTAAGGCTCGTGCAATAGTTGTCCTTGCTGAAGATGGAAATGCTGACCAGGTCGGATTtgtaattgtaaacaaatatgCATCTGAGTTTGGATATTGCAATTGGTTGATAGCTATCTTAGCACTGCTTGTTCTGATGTAGAGTGATGCTCGTGCACTGAGAACTGTCTTGAGCCTAACTGGAGTAAAAGAAGGGCTCCGAGGGCACATAGTGGTTGAACTCAGTGATCTTGATAATGAGGTTCTAGTTAAACTTGTTGGGGGTGATCTTGTTGAAACTGTTGTAGCTCATGATGTAATTGGGAGGTTGATGATTCAATGTGCTCGACAACCAGGCCTAGCCCAGGTGAACTCCTTGGCATACTACAAACTCTTGCCTGGAAAATATAATGTGCTTCTAGTATTTATGGTTATTTCTTTTGTTCATTTATTTGTCATGTAAAAACATTGGGTTTGGTGTAGTGGTGATAAGTGGGTTTGGCCTGATATAGTGGTTTTAGTGCTCAATCGCTGGCCTTTCAAATCAAGGATTCAAGTAGAGAAAATAAGTTATTGagttaaatacaaaagtaaggCTGTATAGTATTTGTTCTCCAAACCCTGGACAAAGCTGGCCATATTTAATTATCAGAACAAAAATTGAATGCTTACCTCGACAGTTGCTAGCCTATGTAAACCTAACCCGATTTTGCTCAGCAGGTATTTGCTATGAATAACTTTCTTTTCTGTGGATTTGGTGATTGCAGATATGGGAAGACATTCTTGGATTTGAGAATTGCGAGTTCTACATCAAGCGATGGGCGCAGTTGGATGGCATGCCTTTTGAAGATGTCTTGATCAGCTTTCCTGAGGCTATTCCTTGTGGAGTCAAGGTGGCATCACGTGGTGGAAAAATCATTCTGAATCCCGTGGATTCCTATGTTCTGCAAGAAGGAGATGAAGTTCTTGTTATTGCGGAAGATGATGACTCATATGCTCCAGGGCCGCTGCCTATGGTGCTTtcttattcttttaaataattatgattCATAAGTTAAGTTTACTGTGGATGCGTTTTGAATTGAGAGAATGCACTCTTTTCAGGATTCAGCCTTGTCAGGCAACCCACAGAAATGTATGAAATCTTGATAACTAAGTAGGTCACAATAGGTAACCTTAGATGTTATGACAAAAAACTGATTAATTCTTAAAGAAAATTGATTTGTCCTGGTTTGGTGTTCAGCACTAGATACATTCTGGTATAATAATTTCATCCCATCTGTAGGCTGATTAATACACGCGCATTAATAACGTAGAATATATTGAAGAGCAtccaataataaatatatatgttgcatTGTAGAATATCAAGTAGGTTTAATCATCAATGTTAGGCTGGACACTCTTGGAAGCAACCGCTGCCCACTGCTCATGGGTGAATCCAAACATGGAATCGAAGTGGGACATATCAAGAATAAAACTTACAAATGTCTAATTAATTTGGTTATTCAGGTCAAAGAAGTAACATCCATACACATTGCTCGGTCAACAAAAAAGCCACAGAAGATTCTACTTTGTGGATGGAGACGGGACATTGATGATATGATTGTGGTAAGTTAAATCAATCAAAGCTCCTAATTCCTTTTTGTTTCACATGAATGCTGCAGGTTCAGAGGGGAAATCTGCCGAagaatttaatcattcaaaggTCTCCAGAGAGGATTCTCTTTTGTGGTTGGCGGCGAGATATGGAAGATATGATAATGGTAATCTTGCATTGAGTCAACAGAGTTCCCAGAACATGGCCGGCATGGCTATGTGCATAGACTCTGGTGGTAGACATGACAGTCATTCTCCTATACCTAATTCACATTGTTCAGTTtgtaatttctaattttttccGCTATGAATCCCTTCACATTTTATTGCTTCTTGGCTCAACTAGGAATggaaataagaataaaatataagATTTCCTACTCATTTTTCCAGTTATATGCATTTTAGGTATTAGAAGCCTTCTTAGCCCCTGGTTCAGAGTTGTGGATGTTCAATGAAGTCTCagaaaaggagagagagaggaagcTTACAGATGGTGGTCTTGATGTCACCAGGTTGGAGAATATTTCACTAGTAAACCGTGAAGGGAATGCTGTAATAAGACGCCATCTTGAAAGCCTTCCCTTGGAATCATTTGATTCTGTAAGTAACATTTGTAAATCACCTTTTAGTGGTAGAGGTAATGACAAAGTTCTCATGTTAATGTAGCTGAGAAAGTCCATTGAATTTGGTCTGTATACTAGCCAATATAGATGTTGCTTTTAGATTTTGATCTTCTTTTATGTTTCCACTCTTAGCTTCAAGAATTATGATTCTGGTATCTTCGTATTGGGTAGATCTTAATTTTGGCTGATGAATCAGTGGAAGACTCTGCAATTCAGGCTGATTCAAGATCTCTTGCCACATTGCTGTTGATACGTGATATTCAGGTATGTTATTCAATAGGTTAGCTCAGTCTACTTTTCTTGCATTTCTTTgtagttttcttttctttcaatcatccacccccccccccccccccccccgatgcatcattctacttttTGTTTATAGTTCAATGGGGGATGTATTGTTTCAAGCAAGTTTGAAGGCTCCCTTTTGTTTTTactcaatattatttttaatcctttaattatgtgttctttctctctctcatccCTTTTCTCTCTTGTTTCTTGTGCTGTGAGTTggaaaattttgtgtattatttcttttctgattattaattttatttttcggcCGTATCTTTGTAAATCTAAACAAATTAGATCCTCAGAAGTCCACGATTCTCTAAATTTGCTGtctagttaattttaatttgtcccTTATGTTACTTCAAACCACCTCACTAAGATTAAGCCCTGAAGAATTGTGTGCATAACAACTTATTTCtaaaatttatgtttattgTCTTTGCAGGCAAAGCGGCTTCCATATAGAGAAGCTATGGTGTCCCAAATTCACAGGGGCAGTTTTTCGCAAGGCTCCTGGATCGGTGAAATGCAACAGGCTTCGGACAAATCGGTTAT encodes:
- the LOC116027198 gene encoding ion channel CASTOR-like isoform X1 produces the protein MSTIDSVPQSSTTTSAGSDGGRDWFFPSHAFTHSSHLTRTPARRFSSPYPRTTSLPNSSSPSSYTSPNPSPLAVSRKYAGIRRRLYPHGDSRNDKSTATTTNHLSNGSDNAIEQEKCQAPEVKLKSHGKKFAVLFGRRVNIRWQTAFSIIILMTAFSLLLHKSFSLHHQVIALQDQISNLNIKLRDCSLMDTVDSNNFVLEDIDIPNKRWKNAALVVSLMLVLLPLVFFKYIDYISNSRRSIDNVTEEMCLSKQLAYRVDVFLSFIPYAKPLALLVATILVICLGALALFGVTKDSLADSFWLSWTYVADSGNHANSEGTGPRLVSVSISFGGMLIFAMMLGLVSDAISEKFDSLRKGKSEVVEQNHTLILGWSDKLGSLLNQLAIANESLGGGTVVVMAERDKEEMEVDISKMEFDFRGTSVICRSGSPLILADLKKVSVSKARAIVVLAEDGNADQSDARALRTVLSLTGVKEGLRGHIVVELSDLDNEVLVKLVGGDLVETVVAHDVIGRLMIQCARQPGLAQIWEDILGFENCEFYIKRWAQLDGMPFEDVLISFPEAIPCGVKVASRGGKIILNPVDSYVLQEGDEVLVIAEDDDSYAPGPLPMVQRGNLPKNLIIQRSPERILFCGWRRDMEDMIMVLEAFLAPGSELWMFNEVSEKERERKLTDGGLDVTRLENISLVNREGNAVIRRHLESLPLESFDSILILADESVEDSAIQADSRSLATLLLIRDIQAKRLPYREAMVSQIHRGSFSQGSWIGEMQQASDKSVIISEILDPRTKNMLSMSKISDYVLSNELVSMALAMVAEDRQINEVLEELFAEEGNEMQIRGADLYISEGEELSFYEVLLRARQRREIVIGYRLANAEKAVINPPNKTAKQRWSVKDVFVVITEKE
- the LOC116027198 gene encoding ion channel CASTOR-like isoform X2, yielding MSTIDSVPQSSTTTSAGSDGGRDWFFPSHAFTHSSHLTRTPARRFSSPYPRTTSLPNSSSPSSYTSPNPSPLAVSRKYAGIRRRLYPHGDSRNDKSTATTTNHLSNGSDNAIEQEKCQAPEVKLKSHGKKFAVLFGRRVNIRWQTAFSIIILMTAFSLLLHKSFSLHHQVIALQDQISNLNIKLRDCSLMDTVDSNNFVLEDIDIPNKRWKNAALVVSLMLVLLPLVFFKYIDYISNSRRSIDNVTEEMCLSKQLAYRVDVFLSFIPYAKPLALLVATILVICLGALALFGVTKDSLADSFWLSWTYVADSGNHANSEGTGPRLVSVSISFGGMLIFAMMLGLVSDAISEKFDSLRKGKSEVVEQNHTLILGWSDKLGSLLNQLAIANESLGGGTVVVMAERDKEEMEVDISKMEFDFRGTSVICRSGSPLILADLKKVSVSKARAIVVLAEDGNADQSDARALRTVLSLTGVKEGLRGHIVVELSDLDNEVLVKLVGGDLVETVVAHDVIGRLMIQCARQPGLAQIWEDILGFENCEFYIKRWAQLDGMPFEDVLISFPEAIPCGVKVASRGGKIILNPVDSYVLQEGDEVLVIAEDDDSYAPGPLPMVKEVTSIHIARSTKKPQKILLCGWRRDIDDMIVVLEAFLAPGSELWMFNEVSEKERERKLTDGGLDVTRLENISLVNREGNAVIRRHLESLPLESFDSILILADESVEDSAIQADSRSLATLLLIRDIQAKRLPYREAMVSQIHRGSFSQGSWIGEMQQASDKSVIISEILDPRTKNMLSMSKISDYVLSNELVSMALAMVAEDRQINEVLEELFAEEGNEMQIRGADLYISEGEELSFYEVLLRARQRREIVIGYRLANAEKAVINPPNKTAKQRWSVKDVFVVITEKE
- the LOC116027198 gene encoding ion channel CASTOR-like isoform X3 — protein: MSGSRSQIEVAWKEIRRIVWSKGQHSLADGIFNHNIDDCIFFVASQKLFVTPSSYCFAGTGPRLVSVSISFGGMLIFAMMLGLVSDAISEKFDSLRKGKSEVVEQNHTLILGWSDKLGSLLNQLAIANESLGGGTVVVMAERDKEEMEVDISKMEFDFRGTSVICRSGSPLILADLKKVSVSKARAIVVLAEDGNADQSDARALRTVLSLTGVKEGLRGHIVVELSDLDNEVLVKLVGGDLVETVVAHDVIGRLMIQCARQPGLAQIWEDILGFENCEFYIKRWAQLDGMPFEDVLISFPEAIPCGVKVASRGGKIILNPVDSYVLQEGDEVLVIAEDDDSYAPGPLPMVQRGNLPKNLIIQRSPERILFCGWRRDMEDMIMVLEAFLAPGSELWMFNEVSEKERERKLTDGGLDVTRLENISLVNREGNAVIRRHLESLPLESFDSILILADESVEDSAIQADSRSLATLLLIRDIQAKRLPYREAMVSQIHRGSFSQGSWIGEMQQASDKSVIISEILDPRTKNMLSMSKISDYVLSNELVSMALAMVAEDRQINEVLEELFAEEGNEMQIRGADLYISEGEELSFYEVLLRARQRREIVIGYRLANAEKAVINPPNKTAKQRWSVKDVFVVITEKE